One window of the Gammaproteobacteria bacterium genome contains the following:
- the rimI gene encoding ribosomal protein S18-alanine N-acetyltransferase, producing the protein MREDDLDAVCAVERRVFDFPWNPGVFLSCLHEGCECRILERGSRIVGYGVMAAGAGECHLLNLCIHPDFRRRGHGRALLRCLLGIAARRGAVRAILEVRADNPAAQNLYLSEGFNRISRRRNYYPSSDGREDAVVLARVL; encoded by the coding sequence ATGCGCGAGGACGACCTCGACGCCGTCTGCGCCGTTGAACGCCGCGTTTTCGATTTTCCGTGGAACCCCGGCGTGTTCCTCAGCTGCCTGCACGAAGGCTGCGAGTGCCGCATACTGGAACGCGGCAGCCGCATCGTCGGCTACGGCGTGATGGCCGCCGGCGCGGGCGAATGCCACCTGCTGAACCTGTGCATCCATCCGGACTTCCGCCGCCGCGGCCATGGCCGCGCGCTGCTGCGGTGCCTGCTGGGCATCGCCGCGCGCCGCGGCGCCGTGCGCGCGATACTTGAAGTGCGGGCCGACAACCCGGCGGCGCAGAACCTGTATTTGTCCGAAGGCTTCAACCGCATCAGCAGGCGCAGGAACTACTACCCGTCAAGCGACGGACGCGAAGACGCCGTCGTGCTGGCGCGCGTGCTGTAA